From a single Sorghum bicolor cultivar BTx623 chromosome 5, Sorghum_bicolor_NCBIv3, whole genome shotgun sequence genomic region:
- the LOC8074314 gene encoding DNA-directed RNA polymerases I, II, and III subunit RPABC5, whose product MIIPVRCFTCGKVIGDKWDAYLELVQADYDEEDALTALNLNRYCCRRMLMTHVDLIEKLLNYNTLEKTTGTDS is encoded by the exons ATGATCATCCCGGTGCGCTGCTTCACATGCGGCAAG GTGATCGGGGACAAGTGGGATGCATACCTCGAACTCGTCCAGGCGGACTATGACGAGGA GGATGCTCTGACTGCCTTGAATTTAAACCGTTACTGCTGTAGGCGAATGCTGATGACCCATGTCGACCTCATTGAGAAGCTCCTCAACTACAACA CGCTGGAGAAGACGACTGGGACTGACAGTTAA
- the LOC110435763 gene encoding inactive protein kinase SELMODRAFT_444075-like isoform X1 — protein sequence MRLLVPDGARRQRLLQCEARAPSPAPPSPSPSTSLARTVVVGIRRDAASRELLTWALVKVANAGDRVVALHVATADADGLLVGLDERSRAADSLASVLAVYDGFCNLKQINLELKVCGGSSIRKTLVKEAAACGAAHLILGVANNSRSFGSSFTSVAKYCSKRVPASCSVLAVNNGKVVYHKDAGHGLQHELYQSTSAIPETPRRSYRKLLSSMIGDKLWDENGKDKRCMSRAITMPMRSPARPKEVSLALVPVKGCRHESPEVATGWPLLRKKFLPDRKASVPDKSKMSVVQWAMRLPGRYSAVSPVHSEYRTTRPDSTSASHVLRDRVVVPSRSNSGKSCVVIEELEKETPEELTLLKEKFSSIYSSFSYSELAKITSDFSQECVVGQGGTSQVYRGCLANGKELAVKILKYSDEVLKEFVTEIEILSSLNHKNVISLVGFCFKNDDLLLVYEYLQRGSLEEILHGEKECKSIFGWTERFSVAVGVAHALDYLHSDNNSRPVIHRDVKSSNILISECFEPKLSDFGLAVWAADVTSQMTCNDVAGTFGYLAPEYFMHGKVNNKIDVYAFGVVLLELISGRKPLCTGCPKGQESLVMWANSIVQEGKLTQLVDPNLPTEGHTDEVERMTLAASLCIRQAPQSRPEIDVVLKLLEGDNDILKWARSQVGLSCESSDSDEFVMTPPAPRSNANIQSYINLAFDVDDDSASVSSNDFIAANTSLEEYLKGRWSRSSSFD from the exons ATGAGGCTGCTCGTCCCCGACGGCGCGCGCCGGCAGCGGCTGCTCCAGTGCGAGGCGCGGGCCCCGTCGCCCGCGCCGCCCTCCCCGTCGCCGTCCACGTCGCTGGCCAGGACGGTCGTGGTGGGGATCAGGCGCGACGCCGCCAGCCGCGAGCTGCTCACCTGGGCGCTCGTCAAGGTCGCCAATGCAGGCGACCGCGTCGTCGCGCTCCACGTCGCCACCGCCGACGCCGACG GATTGCTCGTGGGGCTGGACGAGCGGAGCAGGGCCGCGGACTCGCTCGCCTCCGTGCTCGCCGTCTACGACGGCTTCTGCAACCTCAAGCAG ATTAATTTGGAGCTCAAGGTCTGTGGAGGATCATCTATCCGGAAAACTCTGGTCAAAGAAGCAGCTGCTTGTGGCGCAGCACATCTCATCCTTGGTGTCGCGAACAATTCCCGGTCCTTTGG ATCCTCCTTCACATCAGTTGCCAAGTACTGCTCAAAGAGAGTTCCAGCCAGCTGCTCGGTCCTTGCAGTGAACAATGGCAAAGTCGTTTACCATAAAGATGCCGGTCACGGATTGCAACACGAACTGTACCAAAGCACTAGCGCAA TACCTGAGACACCAAGGAGGAGCTACCGGAAGCTCTTGTCGAGCATGATAGGGGACAAACTCTGGGATGAGAATGGAAAGGACAAAAGGTGCATGTCTCGTGCCATCACCATGCCAATGAGGTCTCCAGCGCGGCCAAAAGAAGTTTCACTAGCATTGGTCCCGGTGAAGGGTTGCCGGCACGAATCGCCAGAAGTAGCAACTGGCTGGCCCCTCCTAAGGAAGAAGTTCTTGCCAGACCGGAAAGCTTCCGTGCCTGACAAGTCGAAGATGTCTGTGGTGCAGTGGGCAATGCGGCTCCCAGGCAGGTATTCAGCTGTATCACCAGTCCATTCAGAGTACAGAACCACAAGACCAGACTCCACGAGCGCCAGTCATGTCCTCCGTGACCGTGTGGTTGTTCCCTCGAGGAGCAATTCAGGGAAGTCTTGTGTAGTGATCGAAGAATTGGAGAAGGAAACTCCAGAGGAACTGACCTTGCTCAAAGAGAAGTTCTCATCCATTTATTCTTCATTCAGTTACAGTGAGCTTGCAAAGATCACCTCTGATTTCTCGCAAG AGTGTGTAGTTGGACAAGGAGGCACTAGTCAAGTTTATAGAGGCTGTTTGGCAAATGGCAAGGAGCTAGCAGTGAAGATCCTGAAGTATTCTGATGAGGTACTGAAGGAGTTTGTGACAGAGATTGAGATTCTCAGTTCTCTCAACCACAAGAATGTGATATCCCTCGTTGGTTTCTGCTTCAAGAATGATGACCTTCTGTTAGTGTATGAGTACTTGCAAAGAGGCAGCCTCGAAGAGATACTGCATG GTGAAAAAGAATGCAAGAGCATATTTGGTTGGACTGAGAGGTTCAGCGTGGCTGTGGGAGTTGCTCATGCTCTGGATTATCTGCATAGTGATAACAACAGTCGCCCAGTGATCCATAGGGATGTCAAGTCATCAAATATTCTCATCTCAGAATGCTTTGAACCAAAG TTATCGGACTTTGGTCTCGCAGTCTGGGCTGCTGATGTAACTTCCCAGATGACATGCAATGATGTTGCAGGAACTTTTGG ATACTTAGCTCctgaatacttcatgcatggcaaGGTGAACAACAAAATTGATGTGTATGCTTTTGGTGTTGTCCTTCTGGAGCTCATCTCTGGCAGGAAACCGCTTTGCACTGGTTGTCCAAAAGGGCAGGAGAGCCTAGTGATGTGG GCAAATTCCATCGTACAAGAAGGAAAGCTCACACAACTTGTAGATCCGAACTTGCCCACTGAAGGCCATACCGATGAAGTTGAGAGGATGACCCTTGCTGCGTCCCTCTGCATCAGACAAGCACCTCAGAGCCGTCCTGAAATTGATGTT GTTCTGAAGCTTCTGGAAGGTGACAACGATATCCTCAAGTGGGCAAGATCACAAGTCGGGTTGTCATGCGAGAGCAGCGACAGCGACGAATTTGTGATGACACCGCCAGCGCCGAGGAGCAATGCCAACATCCAGTCCTACATCAACCTCGCATTTGATGTCGACGACGACTCCGCCTCTGTCAGCAGTAACGACTTCATTGCAGCCAACACCTCCTTGGAAGAGTATCTGAAGGGAAGATGGAGCCGATCATCGAGCTTTGACTGA
- the LOC110435763 gene encoding probable serine/threonine-protein kinase PBL26 isoform X2, with protein sequence MQATASSRSTSPPPTPTINLELKVCGGSSIRKTLVKEAAACGAAHLILGVANNSRSFGSSFTSVAKYCSKRVPASCSVLAVNNGKVVYHKDAGHGLQHELYQSTSAIPETPRRSYRKLLSSMIGDKLWDENGKDKRCMSRAITMPMRSPARPKEVSLALVPVKGCRHESPEVATGWPLLRKKFLPDRKASVPDKSKMSVVQWAMRLPGRYSAVSPVHSEYRTTRPDSTSASHVLRDRVVVPSRSNSGKSCVVIEELEKETPEELTLLKEKFSSIYSSFSYSELAKITSDFSQECVVGQGGTSQVYRGCLANGKELAVKILKYSDEVLKEFVTEIEILSSLNHKNVISLVGFCFKNDDLLLVYEYLQRGSLEEILHGEKECKSIFGWTERFSVAVGVAHALDYLHSDNNSRPVIHRDVKSSNILISECFEPKLSDFGLAVWAADVTSQMTCNDVAGTFGYLAPEYFMHGKVNNKIDVYAFGVVLLELISGRKPLCTGCPKGQESLVMWANSIVQEGKLTQLVDPNLPTEGHTDEVERMTLAASLCIRQAPQSRPEIDVVLKLLEGDNDILKWARSQVGLSCESSDSDEFVMTPPAPRSNANIQSYINLAFDVDDDSASVSSNDFIAANTSLEEYLKGRWSRSSSFD encoded by the exons ATGCAGGCGACCGCGTCGTCGCGCTCCACGTCGCCACCGCCGACGCCGACG ATTAATTTGGAGCTCAAGGTCTGTGGAGGATCATCTATCCGGAAAACTCTGGTCAAAGAAGCAGCTGCTTGTGGCGCAGCACATCTCATCCTTGGTGTCGCGAACAATTCCCGGTCCTTTGG ATCCTCCTTCACATCAGTTGCCAAGTACTGCTCAAAGAGAGTTCCAGCCAGCTGCTCGGTCCTTGCAGTGAACAATGGCAAAGTCGTTTACCATAAAGATGCCGGTCACGGATTGCAACACGAACTGTACCAAAGCACTAGCGCAA TACCTGAGACACCAAGGAGGAGCTACCGGAAGCTCTTGTCGAGCATGATAGGGGACAAACTCTGGGATGAGAATGGAAAGGACAAAAGGTGCATGTCTCGTGCCATCACCATGCCAATGAGGTCTCCAGCGCGGCCAAAAGAAGTTTCACTAGCATTGGTCCCGGTGAAGGGTTGCCGGCACGAATCGCCAGAAGTAGCAACTGGCTGGCCCCTCCTAAGGAAGAAGTTCTTGCCAGACCGGAAAGCTTCCGTGCCTGACAAGTCGAAGATGTCTGTGGTGCAGTGGGCAATGCGGCTCCCAGGCAGGTATTCAGCTGTATCACCAGTCCATTCAGAGTACAGAACCACAAGACCAGACTCCACGAGCGCCAGTCATGTCCTCCGTGACCGTGTGGTTGTTCCCTCGAGGAGCAATTCAGGGAAGTCTTGTGTAGTGATCGAAGAATTGGAGAAGGAAACTCCAGAGGAACTGACCTTGCTCAAAGAGAAGTTCTCATCCATTTATTCTTCATTCAGTTACAGTGAGCTTGCAAAGATCACCTCTGATTTCTCGCAAG AGTGTGTAGTTGGACAAGGAGGCACTAGTCAAGTTTATAGAGGCTGTTTGGCAAATGGCAAGGAGCTAGCAGTGAAGATCCTGAAGTATTCTGATGAGGTACTGAAGGAGTTTGTGACAGAGATTGAGATTCTCAGTTCTCTCAACCACAAGAATGTGATATCCCTCGTTGGTTTCTGCTTCAAGAATGATGACCTTCTGTTAGTGTATGAGTACTTGCAAAGAGGCAGCCTCGAAGAGATACTGCATG GTGAAAAAGAATGCAAGAGCATATTTGGTTGGACTGAGAGGTTCAGCGTGGCTGTGGGAGTTGCTCATGCTCTGGATTATCTGCATAGTGATAACAACAGTCGCCCAGTGATCCATAGGGATGTCAAGTCATCAAATATTCTCATCTCAGAATGCTTTGAACCAAAG TTATCGGACTTTGGTCTCGCAGTCTGGGCTGCTGATGTAACTTCCCAGATGACATGCAATGATGTTGCAGGAACTTTTGG ATACTTAGCTCctgaatacttcatgcatggcaaGGTGAACAACAAAATTGATGTGTATGCTTTTGGTGTTGTCCTTCTGGAGCTCATCTCTGGCAGGAAACCGCTTTGCACTGGTTGTCCAAAAGGGCAGGAGAGCCTAGTGATGTGG GCAAATTCCATCGTACAAGAAGGAAAGCTCACACAACTTGTAGATCCGAACTTGCCCACTGAAGGCCATACCGATGAAGTTGAGAGGATGACCCTTGCTGCGTCCCTCTGCATCAGACAAGCACCTCAGAGCCGTCCTGAAATTGATGTT GTTCTGAAGCTTCTGGAAGGTGACAACGATATCCTCAAGTGGGCAAGATCACAAGTCGGGTTGTCATGCGAGAGCAGCGACAGCGACGAATTTGTGATGACACCGCCAGCGCCGAGGAGCAATGCCAACATCCAGTCCTACATCAACCTCGCATTTGATGTCGACGACGACTCCGCCTCTGTCAGCAGTAACGACTTCATTGCAGCCAACACCTCCTTGGAAGAGTATCTGAAGGGAAGATGGAGCCGATCATCGAGCTTTGACTGA